Proteins from a single region of Syngnathus typhle isolate RoL2023-S1 ecotype Sweden linkage group LG10, RoL_Styp_1.0, whole genome shotgun sequence:
- the zgc:66448 gene encoding zinc finger protein 234 isoform X2, translating to MAESPRDEQRPFDSPEDQDDGEEDHSHTEENISETAEKVLGETQALPGAEQINEKVDRPSSAKEPRSEEPIKDVGSIEYVVEESEKKPGGESTCKPKKSRLVCKDCGLSFPRREMFYLHRHSHLHKDELVPLTCKECGLSFKDRRSLMKHKHVHKEPEEEPTYEEEDAFQCAACDKFFPTAQKLRLHHCNDTDDLPYHCSLCRKEFNLRCSVAMHMMTHSEQGSWRCEDCGRSFLDYRRLRVHQRSCHPILKAYECPECGMAFKYNSVMEDHRRKHTDQLRTYLCTVCGKTFKYSTLLQQHQYLHTGEKPFRCPDCGRKFAFAQNMRAHCRQHRLHQANHFPSPALPSKQTSVPERTARPRDEAKRTFNCPLCPHMCGSPADLRAHMRFHEVEYEAQEKGLQAPPEIKKVFDKGQACPHCPCTYPGEIGLRLHIFKSHQNVAQDWDKVSISPLKDFEGEISENQQVKHKREDSSVKPYKCPECGKMFRHRSVLELHMRIHSKDKPYHCSVCGKGFRFSSYLQQHIVIHSGQKPHKCPDCGKDFAFLQNMRTHQKLHQEKPFRCTSCRKGYSDETQLRRHMLSHNGDKPHKCNLCSKSFGLAYLLRDHLNTHTGERPHCCSDCGKSFSWLSSLLVHQKIHTRKRQGSAPAGGRTRGRGSRGRRGGRLMWGMSRSSRGPSLYPDSGDGPDSSILASHESLQVTLQKEFLSELDPPPVQWQVDGDRVMPAPPSQQPDPQLGPDGTEKHGHPAATTSTSSHHDPRRVSSFVDGVALWSIQPPLLSSPNKVAQELQSPKCSSTPASKQETITLPIKEDGWDPQAITLTVSQPQQPRTESESQKQMSSGVAGATSSDQSVPLPVSTAVAHGVGSTLWTIQAPLGLSNKMASPQKLGNNQEFQQKQMPAAWANVQNQNATQKLPIPINPFGQTIGTTVWGFQNNPVGAQLLLTGQLKPGSIQDLQQQPVVTANQIILNQPSPFFSPALTTLPALALPATHSLHTVSVGPLSRPPLPSIFFTPQAVLTERPPVPQTPALPQLAAQSEAHKLGARLPFAQERLLQCMICGSSFPRELDLQLHYLQHAQGEV from the exons ATGGCCGAGTCACCAAGAGATGAACAGCGGCCCTTTGACAGCCCTGAAGACCAAGACGATGGCGAAGAAGATCACTCCCACACGGAAGAAAACA TTTCAGAGACTGCTGAAAAAGTGCTCGGAGAAACACAAGCTCTTCCCGGTGCAGAGCAAATCAATGAGAAGGTTGATCGTCCAAGCTCGGCGAAAGAACCGAGATCCGAGGAGCCGATTAAGGACGTGGGGTCGATCGAGTATGTGGTTGAAGAGAGTGAGAAAAAGCCAGGCGGCGAATCAACGTGTAAGCCAAAAAAGAGTCGCCTGGTGTGCAAGGATTGCGGACTATCCTTCCCACGCCGCGAGATGTTCTACCTGCACCGTCACAGTCATTTACACAAGGATGAACTGGTTCCCCTCACCTGTAAAGAATGCGGCCTTTCCTTTAAAGACCGTCGCAGCctcatgaaacacaaacatgTGCATAAGGAGCCGGAAGAAGAGCCAACGTACGAGGAGGAAGATGCTTTTCAGTGTGCAGCGTGCGACAAGTTTTTCCCGACAGCGCAAAAACTGAGACTCCACCATTGCAACGATACCGATGACTTGCCTTACCACTGCTCACTGTGCCGCAAAGAGTTCAATTTAAGATGTTCCGTCGCCATGCACATGATGACCCACTCGGAACAAGGCAGCTGGAGGTGCGAGGATTGCGGTCGAAGCTTCCTTGACTACAGGAGACTGCGCGTCCACCAGCGATCATGTCATCCCATTCTCAAAGCTTACGAATGTCCCGAGTGCGGCATGGCTTTCAAATACAATTCCGTCATGGAAGATCATCGGCGCAAGCACACCGACCAACTCCGCACGTACTTGTGTACCGTATGTGGAAAGACCTTCAAGTACAGCACTCTCCTCCAACAGCATCAGTATCtgcacactggcgagaaacccttTCGCTGTCCCGATTGTGGTAGGAAATTTGCATTTGCGCAAAATATGAGGGCGCACTGTCGCCAACATAGACTGCACCAAGCCAATCATTTTCCCTCTCCTGCGCTGCCCAGCAAGCAGACGTCCGTGCCGGAAAGGACGGCACGACCGAGAGACGAAGCGAAACGCACTTTTAACTGTCCCCTTTGTCCCCACATGTGCGGCTCGCCGGCCGACCTGAGAGCCCACATGCGTTTTCACGAGGTGGAGTATGAGGCACAGGAGAAAGGGTTGCAGGCTCCCCCAGAAATTAAAAAGGTTTTCGACAAAGGGCAGGCCTGTCCGCACTGCCCGTGTACTTACCCTGGTGAGATAGGTTTACGGTTACACATCTTCAAATCCCATCAGAATGTGGCGCAAGATTGGGACAAAGTGTCCATTTCCCCTTTAAAGGACTTTGAAGGGGAAATCAGTGAAAATCAGCAGGTGAAACACAAACGCGAGGACTCGAGTGTCAAGCCATACAAGTGCCCCGAATGCGGGAAGATGTTTCGCCATCGCTCGGTTCTGGAGTTGCACATGCGCATCCATTCCAAGGACAAGCCTTATCACTGCAGCGTGTGCGGCAAAGGCTTTCGATTCAGCAGCTACTTACAGCAACATATTGTCATCCACTCGGGCCAGAAGCCTCATAAATGTCCCGACTGCGGGAAGGATTTTGCTTTCCTGCAGAATATGAGAACCCACCAGAAGCTGCATCAGGAGAAACCATTCCGCTGCACCAGCTGCCGCAAAGGCTACAGCGACGAGACGCAACTGCGCCGCCACATGCTCTCGCATAACGGCGACAAGCCTCACAAATGCAACCTGTGCAGCAAGAGCTTCGGCTTGGCGTATCTTCTGCGCGACCACCTCAACACGCACACTGGAGAGCGACCCCATTGCTGCAGCGATTGTGGCAAATCTTTCTCCTGGTTGAGCAGCTTGTTAGTGCACCAGAAGATCCACACTCGCAAGCGCCAAGGTTCTGCCCCTGCTGGCGGAAGGACTAGAGGGAGAGGGAGCAGGGGAAGGAGAGGGGGGAGGCTGATGTGGGGGATGTCCAGATCATCAAGGGGTCCTTCTCTTTATCCTGATTCCGGGGACGGGCCAGATTCTTCTATACTGGCATCTCATGAGTCATTGCAAGTTACATTGCAGAAGGAGTTTCTTTCTGAACTAGACCCACCGCCTGTCCAGTGGCAGGTGGATGGTGACCGAGTCATGCCGGCGCCCCCCTCCCAGCAGCCAGACCCGCAGCTCGGACCCGACGGAACGGAGAAACACGGGCACCCCGCAGCCACCACGTCCACTTCCTCGCACCATGATCCTCGCCGGGTGTCGTCTTTCGTGGATGGTGTGGCCTTATGGAGCATCCAACCTCCTCTGCTGAGTTCTCCAAACAAGGTTGCTCAAGAACTCCAGTCTCCAAAATGCTCCAGTACCCCTGCTTCCAAACAGGAGACAATCACGCTCCCCATAAAAGAGGACGGCTGGGATCCTCAAGCAATAACGTTGACAGTTAGCCAACCTCAGCAGCCCAGGACGGAAAGCGAGTCACAAAAACAGATGTCTTCCGGTGTAGCTGGTGCGACGTCCTCAGACCAAAGCGTCCCCCTTCCGGTATCTACCGCTGTCGCTCATGGGGTCGGTAGCACTTTGTGGACCATTCAAGCCCCGCTGGGGTTGTCAAACAAAATGGCATCCCCTCAGAAACTTGGGAACAATCAAGAATTCCAGCAGAAGCAGATGCCGGCCGCTTGGGCCAATGTACAGAATCAGAACGCAACCCAGAAACTTCCCATCCCCATTAATCCCTTTGGCCAAACCATTGGCACTACAGTGTGGGGCTTCCAAAATAATCCCGTGGGTGCTCAGTTGCTTCTCACCGGGCAGCTCAAACCGGGGAGCATACAGGACCTGCAGCAGCAACCCGTCGTCACGGCCAATCAGATCATCCTAAACCAGCCGTCGCCTTTTTTCTCCCCGGCGCTCACCACGCTCCCCGCCCTGGCTTTACCCGCTACTCACTCCCTTCACACCGTCTCGGTCGGGCCGCTGTCCAGACCGCCGCTCCCGAGTATTTTTTTCACCCCGCAGGCAGTGTTGACCGAGAGGCCCCCCGTGCCGCAAACTCCGGCCCTACCTCAGCTCGCCGCGCAGAGCGAAGCTCACAAACTGGGAGCTCGTTTGCCTTTTGCCCAAGAGCGGCTTTTGCAGTGCATGATATGCGGCAGCTCGTTCCCACGGGAGCTGGATCTTCAGTTGCATTACTTGCAACATGCACAAGGAGAAGTTTGA
- the si:ch211-261d7.6 gene encoding zinc finger protein 208, translated as MEQVPAVVMNDVPVEEQSPSMDVTSANSDAPKSEDTADSNRPDSGPYCCQDCGEDFGEEAAYLDHRHQNPNGKCTMYLGPMDDSDMPDEDEESSTSCQLCTLSFTDMSLFRAHMESHRIQSSDTQPIPGPPKQNLFECTECGKKYSILGHFLNHERTHIQASKSLLNDLEHLKKKSFQCETCGRNYSRASALDAHRRYHEEKLIKSRKTDTNAAKLLKKQTSATSEKLFKCFCGKPFSGLKHLKTHQRFSQNIDCFPKERTEKMRKNVYYCRECKKSFNGLIGWFNHEKWHENHSKDSPNRFPCETCGKVFMTETFYNRHQRMAHGGETPVKSFLHQVDQVQKKAIECTICGLKFSRLSALHSHQLQHVPAFVETDKLVQAYSPPLPQQETLEGELKVTQQLTQNAEDHPDVDEPEEDVMETYEPGDLNVMVISASESEDEPEQDLNPNLDSGSDQEGQDNVSVSNLVSKPELDLKIVQVDLDPAKEQCPPTTAPAEANQCREPFACPACYRCFASEPSLRVHISWHYIRKKRHWTKGQSVEVYTRDNEVLTFAAGHTPDYENETNQESNRADVFEQKIVTCYMCGTDLSHLSDQRGPKTLCRDCERFGLFNRMSNHATPSKESGATKAYNPKKTLLGPKIYHCEQCGKGFWSLGAYSHHKQNPSQCDDVRLRTGATQLLHSGRSRSSMKVACPVCGRKFRHKGLMTLHMRTHENGNHKCEFCERSFRLFSSLLRHQVVHNELLPPPSKSFQHQVEQLQKNTYSCPACGKLFSRAKALQFHMRYHENESERSPSPPRPYARQEDFRCAVCLEHFANRASLRAHRKLCVKKESHGMERKTENENIKSVKLPDVNSKGSASPRDFKKEMEEAPMENKNDLKYKCNKCQRSFSIVGALNLHKRVHAKGNKKRAKGTLSSETGEEALRKGYPFPCSECGKRFLSNSALGSHKRWHTNNNLCALRDPIPDGCLSSPPPQPNSDTLDSCTGTPLTCAQSFSVPEHANTLEAEEGDSSLTATNGVTDVESESSSTTPVAKNYQCSFCSDSFSKARGLRAHSWQAHSERREDKAKSVSDAQFTNCEIKSENVSTEISPFDTSVPNLECDLPDPKLYSRSKMAIQAPELSGKVSPLLSRLSEPIVKCLFKCGKCGKAFQTEGQLESHKSKAKSRPFACALCCHGFLTDSQLQQHLAWHDQVRFRLPDEVRLRLSAALNTVRPTGTYFPPLASKKQESKKDVLSSSVAALDDSRAFSKRQQAAAGDCQWQSDGLAAVLSGDTDVLTCLECGATFSRETDLRWHYTKHAQGMY; from the exons ATGGAACAAGTTCCGGCCGTCGTGATGAATGACGTCCCGGTGGAGGAGCAGTCCCCCTCCATGGATGTCACATCGGCAAACAGCGATGCGCCGAAGTCCGAGGACACTGCGGACAGCAATCGTCCAG ACTCGGGGCCATACTGCTGCCAAGATTGCGGAGAGGACTTTGGTGAGGAGGCAGCCTATTTGGACCATCGCCACCAGAACCCTAATGGAAAGTGCACCATGTATTTGGGGCCAATGGACGATTCCGATATgcctgacgaagatgaggaAAGTAGTACCTCCTGTCAATTATGTACATTGTCATTTACCGATATGAGCCTCTTCCGAGCCCATATGGAAAGCCACCGTATTCAAAGTTCTGACACCCAGCCGATTCCTGGGCCCCCAAAGCAGAACTTGTTTGAATGCACTGAATGTGGGAAAAAATATTCCATTTTAGGACACTTTCTCAATCATGAACGTACCCACATACAAGCTTCCAAATCTCTACTTAATGACTTggaacatttaaagaaaaagtcCTTTCAATGTGAGACTTGTGGACGGAATTATTCTCGTGCATCTGCCCTTGATGCCCATCGTCGTTACCATGAAGAAAAGTTAATTAAATCAAGAAAAACTGATACGAATGCAGCCAAGCTCCTCAAAAAGCAGACAAGTGCCACTTCTGAGAAGCTTTTTAAATGCTTTTGTGGGAAACCTTTTTCCGGTTTGAAGCATTTGAAGACGCACCAGCGATTCAGCCAAAATATTGACtgctttccaaaagaaaggACAGAAAAGATGAGGAAAAATGTCTATTATTGTCGGGAATGCAAAAAGTCCTTCAATGGCCTCATTGGCTGGTTCAACCACGAGAAATGGCACGAAAACCATTCGAAGGATTCTCCCAACCGGTTTCCGTGCGAGACCTGCGGGAAAGTTTTCATGACGGAAACGTTCTACAACAGACATCAACGCATGGCGCACGGTGGCGAGACTCCAGTGAAGTCGTTTCTCCACCAAGTAGACCAGGTGCAGAAGAAAGCAATTGAATGTACAATTTGCGGCCTCAAGTTCTCCAGACTGTCGGCGCTTCACTCTCATCAGCTTCAACATGTCCCCGCCTTTGTGGAAACGGACAAATTAGTCCAGGCGTATTCGCCTCCGCTCCCTCAGCAGGAGACTTTGGAAGGAGAACTGAAAGTGACTCAGCAGTTGACACAAAACGCCGAAGATCACCCTGATGTCGATGAGCCCGAAGAAGACGTGATGGAGACTTACGAACCCGGGGACTTAAATGTAATGGTGATAAGTGCAAGTGAATCAGAGGACGAACCCGAGCAAGACTTGAACCCGAACCTCGATTCCGGATCCGACCAGGAGGGCCAAGACAATGTTTCAGTCAGTAATCTGGTTTCGAAACCGGAGCTTGACTTGAAAATTGTACAGGTTGACCTTGACCCGGCTAAGGAACAGTGTCCCCCGACGACTGCGCCGGCGGAAGCCAACCAATGCAGAGAACCGTTTGCTTGTCCGGCATGTTACCGGTGCTTTGCTAGCGAGCCATCACTGCGAGTTCACATATCGTGGCACTACATTCGTAAGAAGAGACATTGGACTAAAGGTCAGTCAGTGGAAGTTTACACACGTGACAATGAAGTCCTTACCTTTGCAGCAGGTCACACTCCCGATTACGAGAACGAAACTAACCAAGAATCAAACCGGGCCGATGTATTTGAGCAGAAAATTGTGACATGTTACATGTGCGGTACAGATCTGTCACATTTGTCCGATCAACGCGGTCCGAAAACGCTGTGCCGAGATTGCGAAAGGTTTGGCTTGTTCAACCGCATGAGCAACCACGCCACGCCTAGCAAAGAGTCGGGTGCGACAAAAGCGTACAATCCCAAGAAAACTCTTTTAGGGCCCAAAATTTACCACTGCGAGCAGTGCGGGAAAGGTTTTTGGTCTTTAGGGGCTTACTCGCATCATAAGCAAAATCCGAGTCAGTGTGACGACGTGCGGCTGAGGACGGGCGCCACGCAGCTGTTACACAGCGGGCGGTCTCGTTCTAGCATGAAAGTAGCGTGTCCCGTGTGCGGTCGCAAGTTCCGACACAAGGGACTGATGACGTTGCACATGCGTACGCACGAAAACGGAAACCATAAGTGTGAATTTTGCGAGCGATCCTTCCGCCTTTTTTCCAGTCTGCTCAGACACCAGGTGGTGCATAATGAACTCCTCCCGCCACCTAGTAAGTCTTTTCAGCATCAGGTCGAGCAGCTGCAAAAGAATACGTACAGCTGCCCCGCCTGCGGGAAGCTCTTTTCCCGGGCCAAAGCGCTTCAGTTCCATATGAGGTATCACGAAAATGAAAGCGAGCGCTCGCCATCGCCGCCTCGGCCATACGCTAGGCAGGAGGACTTCCGATGCGCCGTGTGCCTCGAGCATTTCGCCAACCGGGCCTCCCTGCGGGCGCATAGAAAGCTGTGCGTTAAAAAAGAGAGTCACGGAATGGAGCGTAAGACCGAAAACGAAAATATTAAGTCGGTCAAATTGCCCGACGTGAACTCGAAAGGAAGCGCGTCGCCCCGTGACTTTAAAAAGGAAATGGAGGAAGCGCCgatggaaaacaaaaatgatttgaaatatAAATGTAACAAGTGCCAAAGAAGCTTTTCAATCGTTGGCGCGTTGAACTTGCATAAAAGAGTTCACGCTAAAGGtaacaaaaaaagagcaaaagggACCTTGTCCTCGGAGACTGGCGAGGAAGCGTTAAGGAAAGGTTACCCGTTTCCCTGCTCGGAATGCGGCAAGCGGTTTTTGTCGAACTCTGCCCTCGGCTCTCATAAACGATGGCACACCAACAATAATCTTTGCGCTCTTCGAGATCCCATTCCTGACGGCTGTCTATCCTCCCCGCCGCCACAACCCAATAGCGACACCTTGGACTCGTGTACGGGAACTCCCCTAACGTGTGCACAAAGCTTTTCTGTACCCGAGCACGCTAACACTTTAGAAGCCGAAGAAGGTGACTCCTCGCTCACTGCGACGAACGGGGTCACTGACGTCGAGTCCGAATCCAGCTCGACAACACCCGTTGCGAAAAATTACCAGTGTTCCTTCTGCTCGGACAGTTTTTCTAAAGCTAGGGGCCTTCGTGCCCACTCATGGCAAGCCCACTCTGAGAGGAGAGAAGACAAAGCCAAGAGCGTGTCGGACGCTCAATTCACAAATTGCGAAATTAAGAGTGAAAATGTTTCGACAGAAATAAGCCCATTTGATACTTCTGTCCCAAATCTTGAatgcgaccttcctgacccgaaattATACTCGCGGTCTAAAATGGCGATCCAAGCTCCTGAACTCTCAGGCAAGGTCTCGCCCCTTCTCAGCCGCCTCTCGGAACCAATCGTCAAATGTCTCTTTAAGTGCGGGAAATGCGGCAAAGCTTTCCAGACCGAGGGACAGTTAGAAAGTCACAAAAGCAAAGCGAAAAGCCGACCTTTTGCCTGCGCCCTTTGCTGCCATGGCTTTTTAACAGACAGCCAGCTGCAGCAACATCTGGCCTGGCACGATCAAGTCCGATTTCGGCTGCCCGATGAGGTTCGCTTACGCCTCAGCGCCGCTTTGAACACAGTCAGACCCACAGGGACGTACTTTCCCCCTCTCGCGTCAAAGAAGCAAGAGAGCAAGAAAGACGTTCTCTCGTCGTCCGTGGCGGCGCTCGATGACTCGCGCGCCTTTTCGAAACGCCAACAGGCCGCCGCTGGCGATTGTCAGTGGCAAAGCGATGGCCTCGCTGCTGTTTTGTCAGGAGATACAGATGTCCTCACTTGTCTTGAATGCGGGGCTACCTTTAGCCGGGAAACTGATTTGCGATGGCATTATACCAAACATGCACAAGGCATGTATTAA
- the zgc:66448 gene encoding zinc finger protein 227 isoform X1 produces the protein MPGVHGGNMAAISPPESPPRHKSLAEEVQTSGGKTDAVELEEGTPDQTDLNTSDKPREGLSGELSAYDSASLPSHSKVIELGERGDQTLNSSDPKMAESPRDEQRPFDSPEDQDDGEEDHSHTEENISETAEKVLGETQALPGAEQINEKVDRPSSAKEPRSEEPIKDVGSIEYVVEESEKKPGGESTCKPKKSRLVCKDCGLSFPRREMFYLHRHSHLHKDELVPLTCKECGLSFKDRRSLMKHKHVHKEPEEEPTYEEEDAFQCAACDKFFPTAQKLRLHHCNDTDDLPYHCSLCRKEFNLRCSVAMHMMTHSEQGSWRCEDCGRSFLDYRRLRVHQRSCHPILKAYECPECGMAFKYNSVMEDHRRKHTDQLRTYLCTVCGKTFKYSTLLQQHQYLHTGEKPFRCPDCGRKFAFAQNMRAHCRQHRLHQANHFPSPALPSKQTSVPERTARPRDEAKRTFNCPLCPHMCGSPADLRAHMRFHEVEYEAQEKGLQAPPEIKKVFDKGQACPHCPCTYPGEIGLRLHIFKSHQNVAQDWDKVSISPLKDFEGEISENQQVKHKREDSSVKPYKCPECGKMFRHRSVLELHMRIHSKDKPYHCSVCGKGFRFSSYLQQHIVIHSGQKPHKCPDCGKDFAFLQNMRTHQKLHQEKPFRCTSCRKGYSDETQLRRHMLSHNGDKPHKCNLCSKSFGLAYLLRDHLNTHTGERPHCCSDCGKSFSWLSSLLVHQKIHTRKRQGSAPAGGRTRGRGSRGRRGGRLMWGMSRSSRGPSLYPDSGDGPDSSILASHESLQVTLQKEFLSELDPPPVQWQVDGDRVMPAPPSQQPDPQLGPDGTEKHGHPAATTSTSSHHDPRRVSSFVDGVALWSIQPPLLSSPNKVAQELQSPKCSSTPASKQETITLPIKEDGWDPQAITLTVSQPQQPRTESESQKQMSSGVAGATSSDQSVPLPVSTAVAHGVGSTLWTIQAPLGLSNKMASPQKLGNNQEFQQKQMPAAWANVQNQNATQKLPIPINPFGQTIGTTVWGFQNNPVGAQLLLTGQLKPGSIQDLQQQPVVTANQIILNQPSPFFSPALTTLPALALPATHSLHTVSVGPLSRPPLPSIFFTPQAVLTERPPVPQTPALPQLAAQSEAHKLGARLPFAQERLLQCMICGSSFPRELDLQLHYLQHAQGEV, from the exons ATGCCAGGGGTGCATGGGGGAAATATGGCCGCCATATCCCCACCGGAATCTCCGCCACGGCATAAATCCCTGGCGGAGGAAGTCCAAACATCAGGCGGCAAGACAGACGCGGTGGAACTGGAAGAAGGTACCCCCGACCAAACAGACTTAAATACATCGGATAAACCCCGAGAGGGTCTCAGTGGCGAGCTCAGTGCTTACGACAGCGCTTCGTTGCCCAGCCATTCTAAGGTTATTGAATTGGGGGAAAGAGGTGACCAAACATTGAATTCATCCGATCCAAAAATGGCCGAGTCACCAAGAGATGAACAGCGGCCCTTTGACAGCCCTGAAGACCAAGACGATGGCGAAGAAGATCACTCCCACACGGAAGAAAACA TTTCAGAGACTGCTGAAAAAGTGCTCGGAGAAACACAAGCTCTTCCCGGTGCAGAGCAAATCAATGAGAAGGTTGATCGTCCAAGCTCGGCGAAAGAACCGAGATCCGAGGAGCCGATTAAGGACGTGGGGTCGATCGAGTATGTGGTTGAAGAGAGTGAGAAAAAGCCAGGCGGCGAATCAACGTGTAAGCCAAAAAAGAGTCGCCTGGTGTGCAAGGATTGCGGACTATCCTTCCCACGCCGCGAGATGTTCTACCTGCACCGTCACAGTCATTTACACAAGGATGAACTGGTTCCCCTCACCTGTAAAGAATGCGGCCTTTCCTTTAAAGACCGTCGCAGCctcatgaaacacaaacatgTGCATAAGGAGCCGGAAGAAGAGCCAACGTACGAGGAGGAAGATGCTTTTCAGTGTGCAGCGTGCGACAAGTTTTTCCCGACAGCGCAAAAACTGAGACTCCACCATTGCAACGATACCGATGACTTGCCTTACCACTGCTCACTGTGCCGCAAAGAGTTCAATTTAAGATGTTCCGTCGCCATGCACATGATGACCCACTCGGAACAAGGCAGCTGGAGGTGCGAGGATTGCGGTCGAAGCTTCCTTGACTACAGGAGACTGCGCGTCCACCAGCGATCATGTCATCCCATTCTCAAAGCTTACGAATGTCCCGAGTGCGGCATGGCTTTCAAATACAATTCCGTCATGGAAGATCATCGGCGCAAGCACACCGACCAACTCCGCACGTACTTGTGTACCGTATGTGGAAAGACCTTCAAGTACAGCACTCTCCTCCAACAGCATCAGTATCtgcacactggcgagaaacccttTCGCTGTCCCGATTGTGGTAGGAAATTTGCATTTGCGCAAAATATGAGGGCGCACTGTCGCCAACATAGACTGCACCAAGCCAATCATTTTCCCTCTCCTGCGCTGCCCAGCAAGCAGACGTCCGTGCCGGAAAGGACGGCACGACCGAGAGACGAAGCGAAACGCACTTTTAACTGTCCCCTTTGTCCCCACATGTGCGGCTCGCCGGCCGACCTGAGAGCCCACATGCGTTTTCACGAGGTGGAGTATGAGGCACAGGAGAAAGGGTTGCAGGCTCCCCCAGAAATTAAAAAGGTTTTCGACAAAGGGCAGGCCTGTCCGCACTGCCCGTGTACTTACCCTGGTGAGATAGGTTTACGGTTACACATCTTCAAATCCCATCAGAATGTGGCGCAAGATTGGGACAAAGTGTCCATTTCCCCTTTAAAGGACTTTGAAGGGGAAATCAGTGAAAATCAGCAGGTGAAACACAAACGCGAGGACTCGAGTGTCAAGCCATACAAGTGCCCCGAATGCGGGAAGATGTTTCGCCATCGCTCGGTTCTGGAGTTGCACATGCGCATCCATTCCAAGGACAAGCCTTATCACTGCAGCGTGTGCGGCAAAGGCTTTCGATTCAGCAGCTACTTACAGCAACATATTGTCATCCACTCGGGCCAGAAGCCTCATAAATGTCCCGACTGCGGGAAGGATTTTGCTTTCCTGCAGAATATGAGAACCCACCAGAAGCTGCATCAGGAGAAACCATTCCGCTGCACCAGCTGCCGCAAAGGCTACAGCGACGAGACGCAACTGCGCCGCCACATGCTCTCGCATAACGGCGACAAGCCTCACAAATGCAACCTGTGCAGCAAGAGCTTCGGCTTGGCGTATCTTCTGCGCGACCACCTCAACACGCACACTGGAGAGCGACCCCATTGCTGCAGCGATTGTGGCAAATCTTTCTCCTGGTTGAGCAGCTTGTTAGTGCACCAGAAGATCCACACTCGCAAGCGCCAAGGTTCTGCCCCTGCTGGCGGAAGGACTAGAGGGAGAGGGAGCAGGGGAAGGAGAGGGGGGAGGCTGATGTGGGGGATGTCCAGATCATCAAGGGGTCCTTCTCTTTATCCTGATTCCGGGGACGGGCCAGATTCTTCTATACTGGCATCTCATGAGTCATTGCAAGTTACATTGCAGAAGGAGTTTCTTTCTGAACTAGACCCACCGCCTGTCCAGTGGCAGGTGGATGGTGACCGAGTCATGCCGGCGCCCCCCTCCCAGCAGCCAGACCCGCAGCTCGGACCCGACGGAACGGAGAAACACGGGCACCCCGCAGCCACCACGTCCACTTCCTCGCACCATGATCCTCGCCGGGTGTCGTCTTTCGTGGATGGTGTGGCCTTATGGAGCATCCAACCTCCTCTGCTGAGTTCTCCAAACAAGGTTGCTCAAGAACTCCAGTCTCCAAAATGCTCCAGTACCCCTGCTTCCAAACAGGAGACAATCACGCTCCCCATAAAAGAGGACGGCTGGGATCCTCAAGCAATAACGTTGACAGTTAGCCAACCTCAGCAGCCCAGGACGGAAAGCGAGTCACAAAAACAGATGTCTTCCGGTGTAGCTGGTGCGACGTCCTCAGACCAAAGCGTCCCCCTTCCGGTATCTACCGCTGTCGCTCATGGGGTCGGTAGCACTTTGTGGACCATTCAAGCCCCGCTGGGGTTGTCAAACAAAATGGCATCCCCTCAGAAACTTGGGAACAATCAAGAATTCCAGCAGAAGCAGATGCCGGCCGCTTGGGCCAATGTACAGAATCAGAACGCAACCCAGAAACTTCCCATCCCCATTAATCCCTTTGGCCAAACCATTGGCACTACAGTGTGGGGCTTCCAAAATAATCCCGTGGGTGCTCAGTTGCTTCTCACCGGGCAGCTCAAACCGGGGAGCATACAGGACCTGCAGCAGCAACCCGTCGTCACGGCCAATCAGATCATCCTAAACCAGCCGTCGCCTTTTTTCTCCCCGGCGCTCACCACGCTCCCCGCCCTGGCTTTACCCGCTACTCACTCCCTTCACACCGTCTCGGTCGGGCCGCTGTCCAGACCGCCGCTCCCGAGTATTTTTTTCACCCCGCAGGCAGTGTTGACCGAGAGGCCCCCCGTGCCGCAAACTCCGGCCCTACCTCAGCTCGCCGCGCAGAGCGAAGCTCACAAACTGGGAGCTCGTTTGCCTTTTGCCCAAGAGCGGCTTTTGCAGTGCATGATATGCGGCAGCTCGTTCCCACGGGAGCTGGATCTTCAGTTGCATTACTTGCAACATGCACAAGGAGAAGTTTGA